A region from the Triticum urartu cultivar G1812 chromosome 1, Tu2.1, whole genome shotgun sequence genome encodes:
- the LOC125529556 gene encoding cytochrome c oxidase subunit 3-like, protein MGVKGGLHTTGAKWFMIESQRHSYHLVDPSPWPISGSLGALATTVGGVMYMHSFQGGATLLSLGLIFLLYTMFVWWRDVLRESTLEGHHTKAVQLGPRYGSILFIVSEVMFLFAFFWASSHSSLAPTVEIGGIWPPKGIGVLDPWEIPLLNTPILPSSGAAVTWAHHAILAGKEKRAVYALVATVSLALVSTGFQGMEYYQAPSTILDIIYGSTFFLATGFHGFHVIIGTLFLIVCGIRQYLGHLTKKHHVGFEEAAWYWHFVDVVRLFPFVSIYWWGGI, encoded by the coding sequence ATGGGGGTGAAGGGGGGTTTACATACAACCGGGGCAAAGTGGTTTATGATTGAATCTCAGAGGCATTCTTATCATTTGGTAGATCCAAGTCCATGGCCTATTTCGGGTTCACTCGGAGCTTTGGCAACCACCGTAGGAGGTGTGATGTACATGCACTCATTTCAAGGGGGTGCAACACTTCTCAGTTTGGGCCTAATATTTCTCCTTTATACCATGTTCGTATGGTGGCGGGATGTTCTACGTGAATCCACGTTGGAAGGGCATCATACAAAAGCTGTACAATTAGGACCTCGATATGGTTCTATTCTCTTCATAGTCTCGGAGGTTATGTTCCTTTTTGCTTTTTTTTGGGCTTCTTCTCATTCTTCTTTGGCACCTACGGTAGAGATCGGAGGTATTTGGCCCCCAAAAGGGATTGGGGTTTTAGATCCTTGGGAAATCCCTCTTCTTAATACCCCTATTCTCCCTTCATCCGGAGCTGCCGTAACTTGGGCTCATCATGCTATACTCGCGGGGAAGGAAAAACGAGCAGTTTACGCTTTAGTAGCAACCGTTTCACTGGCTCTAGTATCCACTGGCTTTCAAGGAATGGAATATTACCAAGCACCCTCCACTATTTTGGATATTATTTATGGTTCTACCTTTTTCTTAGCAACTGGCTTTCATGGTTTTCATGTGATTATAGGTACTCTTTTCTTGATCGTATGTGGTATTCGCCAATATCTTGGTCATCTGACCAAGAAGCATCATGTTGGCTTTGAAGAAGCTGCATGGTACTGGCATTTTGTAGACGTGGTTCGGTTATTCCCATTTGTCTCTATCTATTGGTGGGGAGGTATATGA